A genomic window from Diospyros lotus cultivar Yz01 chromosome 2, ASM1463336v1, whole genome shotgun sequence includes:
- the LOC127794812 gene encoding putative UPF0481 protein At3g02645 — translation MQRHKFAAAKRTQKQHPQDFKFQHFVDELAKLEPRIRRCYHKYLDFNGETLAWMMAVDAAFSLEFIQTPVGRKSAHEAILWDLVMLENQIPMFLLTKLLKFLQLSPAPESADKKLFSMLMGLCKEISLFKTVEKFPNSKLGQCPHLLDFLYHAIVPKLHKPPSEICIEVDDQQREAKESRKEEEGSQSFGNSNHVKQLLDELWKMIQESSPGQLYGIKRLLRSELVEVTLKLPWTVISNLPGFSLLKPPLEYLFFSQNTKQTNQETQTSISDANVGKPPLLEEIAIPSVTELSSAGVRFSPTNGSVMSMAFNAPLRPRSTSPPSGWRPTRRPLSET, via the coding sequence ATGCAGCGCCACAAATTCGCCGCCGCCAAACGAACCCAGAAACAGCATCCTCAGGATTTCAAATTCCAGCATTTTGTAGATGAGTTGGCCAAGCTCGAGCCCCGAATCAGACGTTGCTACCACAAGTACTTGGATTTTAACGGCGAGACCTTGGCCTGGATGATGGCCGTCGACGCCGCCTTCTCGCTGGAATTCATTCAAACTCCTGTCGGAAGAAAGTCGGCGCACGAGGCCATTCTCTGGGATTTGGTGATGCTCGAGAATCAAATTCCCATGTTTTTACTCACAAAGTTGTTGAAGTTTTTGCAGCTTTCGCCGGCGCCTGAATCGGCCGACAAGAAGCTTTTTTCCATGTTGATGGGATTATGTAAAGAGATTTCGCTGTTTAAGACGGTTGAAAAATTCCCAAATTCCAAACTTGGGCAATGCCCGCACTTACTGGACTTTTTGTACCACGCTATCGTGCCCAAATTACACAAGCCGCCATCTGAGATCTGTATTGAAGTTGATGATCAACAACGTGAAGCCAAAGAGAgcagaaaagaggaagaaggcaGCCAATCTTTCGGGAATTCAAATCATGTTAAACAACTGCTTGATGAACTCTGGAAAATGATCCAGGAATCAAGTCCAGGCCAACTATATGGAATCAAAAGACTACTTCGTTCCGAGCTGGTTGAGGTTACATTGAAACTTCCATGGACGGTAATCTCAAATCTTCCCGGATTCAGTCTCTTGAAACCGCCATTGGAGTACTTATTCTTCTCCCAGAACACCAAACAAACCAACCAAGAAACCCAGACCTCAATCTCCGATGCCAACGTTGGCAAGCCGCCGTTGTTAGAGGAGATCGCCATCCCTTCTGTCACAGAGCTGTCCAGCGCCGGCGTCCGGTTCTCCCCCACGAACGGCTCCGTCATGTCCATGGCCTTCAACGCGCCGCTTCGGCCACGCTCTACCTCCCCGCCGTCCGGGTGGAGGCCAACACGAAGGCCACTCTCAGAAACCTAG